A single Phoenix dactylifera cultivar Barhee BC4 chromosome 1, palm_55x_up_171113_PBpolish2nd_filt_p, whole genome shotgun sequence DNA region contains:
- the LOC120103753 gene encoding pentatricopeptide repeat-containing protein At4g08210-like codes for MNFEAITRALRHCGRVLAIGHGKSLHAQLIKQGFCRDVFVANNIAAMYADLNLYDAAQRLFDEMPERNVVSWTTSISAHIRAGNPAEALRVFSWMLGNETEEPNSFTFSAALKACSMVGNLELGKWIHEQVLRAGLQSDAVLMNAVLDMYLKCGSSNDARRVFDWFSSVNSTSWNTIIAGYSREGNMVEAEALFLQVPEPNAVSYNTMIAGFAQLESPKALDYVSMMHKEGFKLDHFTFPCALKTCGSLRFEKMGQQIHTYIVKCGYKPSLFVGSSLIDMYANCGQMIDFIKVYDEYSSYKGFNYERLPLLNSMLSGFAINRYHRQALDLVSEIHRMGIGLDAFTLSSALRVCINLRNLRIGLQVHGLIVTNGCHTDHVVGSVLVDLYAKCGYLEDALRLFHGLPHKDVIAWAGLIADCVQHGSNHLAFSLFKDTMSTKIEADHFIVSSVLKACSVLAWALGGKQVHAYSIKGGFESESITSASLIDMYSKCGYIDDGLRVFESAAEKDTICWTGMILGCGYNGRATEAIELFEKMLKSGVEPNGITILGVLSACRHAGLVEEASRFFKAMRERHGLEPSLEHYCCMVDILSRAGCVEEAKQLISNMPYETDDVIHNSLLGACLINQNNLAKLASLDLLPSSSHDTSGNVTLSNIFASLGMWDASAKFKEAIKRVSIKEAGRSWIEVRS; via the coding sequence ATGAATTTTGAGGCAATTACAAGAGCTTTACGCCATTGTGGGCGAGTTCTTGCCATCGGCCATGGAAAATCACTCCATGCCCAACTGATAAAACAAGGATTTTGTAGAGATGTCTTCGTTGCAAATAATATAGCGGCTATGTACGCTGATCTCAACTTATACGATGCTGCGCAGAGGTTGTTCGATGAAATGCCCGAGAGAAATGTGGTCTCATGGACTACCTCAATTTCAGCACATATCCGTGCCGGCAATCCTGCTGAGGCATTGAGAGTCTTTTCCTGGATGCTGGGTAATGAAACGGAAGAACCGAACAGCTTCACGTTTTCTGCCGCTCTGAAGGCTTGCAGTATGGTTgggaatctcgaattgggtaaGTGGATCCATGAGCAAGTTTTGAGAGCTGGGCTGCAGTCTGATGCTGTTTTGATGAATGCTGTTCTTGATATGTACTTAAAATGTGGGAGCTCGAATGATGCTCGAAGAGTTTTTGATTGGTTTTCTTCAGTTAACTCTACTTCATGGAATACAATAATTGCTGGCTATTCTCGAGAAGGCAATATGGTTGAGGCAGAGGCCCTATTCCTTCAGGTTCCTGAACCTAATGCTGTCTCATATAACACCATGATTGCTGGATTTGCACAATTAGAGAGTCCGAAAGCATTAGATTATGTTAGCATGATGCATAAAGAGGGCTTTAAACTTGATCATTTCACCTTTCCTTGTGCTCTCAAGACCTGTGGCAGCCTAAGATTTGAAAAAATGGGACAACAGATTCATACCTACATAGTCAAGTGTGGTTACAAACCAAGCCTTTTTGTTGGGTCATCACTCATTGACATGTATGCAAACTGTGGTCAGATGATTGATTTTATAAAGGTATATGATGAATACTCAAGCTACAAAGGGTTCAATTATGAAAGACTACCACTACTGAATTCAATGCTTTCTGGATTTGCTATCAATAGGTATCACAGGCAGGCGCTTGATCTTGTTTCGGAGATCCACAGAATGGGCATTGGACTTGATGCCTTTACTCTTTCGAGTGCCTTAAGGGTTTGTATTAACCTGAGGAATCTGAGAATCGGGCTTCAAGTCCATGGTTTGATAGTCACTAATGGATGTCACACAGATCATGTTGTTGGCAGTGTTCTTGTTGATCTTTATGCCAAATGTGGATATCTGGAAGATGCATTGAGATTGTTTCATGGGCTTCCTCACAAGGACGTAATTGCATGGGCTGGACTAATTGCTGATTGTGTTCAACATGGGTCAAATCATTTAGCATTTTCTTTATTCAAAGATACGATGAGTACAAAAATTGAAGCAGATCATTTTATTGTCTCAAGTGTTCTTAAAGCTTGTTCGGTTCTAGCATGGGCTCTAGGTGGTAAACAGGTTCATGCTTACAGCATCAAGGGAGGGTTTGAGTCAGAAAGCATCACTAGTGCTTCTTTAATTGATATGTACTCAAAATGCGGATATATTGATGATGGACTTAGAGTGTTTGAGTCTGCAGCAGAGAAGGATACTATTTGCTGGACAGGAATGATCTTGGGATGTGGGTACAATGGTAGAGCAACAGAAGCAATTGAGCTCTTTGAAAAGATGTTGAAATCAGGGGTGGAACCCAATGGGATCACTATACTGGGTGTTCTTTCCGCTTGTAGACATGCTGGATTGGTTGAGGAGGCATCCAGGTTTTTCAAGGCCATGAGAGAGAGGCATGGACTAGAGCCAAGTTTAGAGCATTATTGTTGCATGGTAGATATTCTTAGCCGAGCTGGATGTGTTGAAGAGGCTAAGCAGCTGATCTCTAATATGCCTTATGAAACTGATGACGTGATACATAACTCATTGCTCGGGGCTTGTTTGATCAATCAGAATAACCTTGCAAAACTTGCTTCACTAGATTTGCTTCCATCGTCATCTCATGATACATCCGGGAATGTTACCCTGTCAAATATTTTTGCGAGCCTGGGCATGTGGGATGCTTCAGCTAAGTTTAAAGAGGCAATAAAAAGAGTTAGCATAAAAGAAGCAGGAAGAAGCTGGATTGAAGTTAGGTCTTAA